The Cytophagales bacterium genomic interval GAAATCTGGGAAGTGCATTCGTTCCTTTCATTAAAATTGTGTATAGAAAATACTCCCACTTATCCAATATTTACAGGTAGTATTCGTGCCACCACTCCAGCCCTTGATCCGGCAGAATGGCGGCACGGTAGCTTAAATTCGGAGTTACTTATATTGGATAGAATGATAATATTTCCATTTCTTTTCACCTTTTTTGATGTTGTAAAAGTCAGGGCAGGGGATGATGTGATCCTTTCTTTTTGGTCGTCTTGCCTTATCCCGCCTGGGATCAAATTCATAAGAGAGCGATAATTCATGGGAGCCTCCTGTCGAAGGCGCTAATTGAGATATGGTGACGTCATAGCTGTAGCCCATAATAAAATGCTCGTATTTAAAACCAAGCAGGAGAATAACTGCATCATGGTTTGCATATCCTTTTTTATAATGCTTGAAGGGTAAACCCCTGTACCATACAAATCCCAACATCACAGGATCATAATGGAAATACGCTCCTACATCCAATTGGTCAAATTTACCCTGGGCCTTATACAAAATAACCGGGGAAATAGTTGCAGGTCTGTTTGTGTTTTTGATAGGAATATTAGCGCCAGCATGAACTGAAGTTTTAATGGGCAAGGTACTCTCTGCCTTTAACAATGATTGATTTGGTGTATTGAGATGATGTGCTGCTACTCCCAACCACAATTTTTTAGAATATATCAAAAATCCTGTTGAAATATCAGCATAATTAGTTGCTTCAACGTATTGGTTGATATAACTTCCTGTACTGCCATCATTTTCAAAGGAGCTGCTGAATTTAAGCTCGTTATAGTTAATATCACGAAAAGTATATCCAAACTGCAATCCTGGTTTGAATATTATTTTTTTTGACAGATCTATCTTGTAAGAATATAGCAGGTTAATGTCGGTTGAAACAAGGCTGCCGCTGCCGGATTTATCAGTGGTAAACAAAATTCCAACGCCACTATTATAAATATCCAGGTTATGGTCAAAAGAGCCGGAGTATG includes:
- a CDS encoding type IX secretion system membrane protein PorP/SprF codes for the protein MTIAMKKIIIILLIIACCQLLPSIRINCLAQDPQFSQFYAAPLYLNPAFAGTASQSRIILNYRNQWPSIPGSYVTYSGSFDHNLDIYNSGVGILFTTDKSGSGSLVSTDINLLYSYKIDLSKKIIFKPGLQFGYTFRDINYNELKFSSSFENDGSTGSYINQYVEATNYADISTGFLIYSKKLWLGVAAHHLNTPNQSLLKAESTLPIKTSVHAGANIPIKNTNRPATISPVILYKAQGKFDQLDVGAYFHYDPVMLGFVWYRGLPFKHYKKGYANHDAVILLLGFKYEHFIMGYSYDVTISQLAPSTGGSHELSLSYEFDPRRDKARRPKRKDHIIPCPDFYNIKKGEKKWKYYHSIQYK